In the Caenorhabditis elegans chromosome X genome, one interval contains:
- the lgc-18 gene encoding Neurotransmitter-gated ion-channel ligand-binding domain-containing protein (Partially confirmed by transcript evidence), translated as MRYVLIFAIIEITTCFYQNESLYVPEWNNFLENQVKLIKDVFTNYDNTLSPVYTKIDPTQPIGYNPLAPKRFNYTVSLYYLKLVEVIEPEEKVSVVLEMAEYWYDPRIAWDSSLYGDIKMLHMRQDKVWSPTLSLFRINDIADFRDPDFRMVCVENTGHTYTTLSVKISLNCPLDVSMFPYDSQTCRIQFNMPLFFMQQVEMFSQIYEGILNSTVWEKMGNSEWELANLTHSVELLSYGDGLGDMQLATFEIRIRRNPMYYIYMIIFPSFIINALSIIGVFLKKTDKMSKLNVGLTNIMTMTFILGVMADKIPKTGSIPLLGIYIIVNLFIMIVAVGLTIVLAEIQKCAIPKLRKNKSKMNQKLEYVLGEPLETICMVILEIFNTAIFMVMIGFWINDI; from the exons ATGCGGTATGTTCTGATATTTGCGATTATTGAAATCACTActtgtttttatcaaaatgaaTCACTGTACG TTCCGGAATGGAACAATTTCTTGGAGAATCAAGTTAAACTGATCAAGGATGTTTTTACAAACTATGACAACACTCTCTCACCTGTTTATACAAAAA TTGACCCCACACAACCAATAGGATATAATCCACTAGCACCGAAACGATTCAATTATACTGTTAGTTTATACTATCTGAAATTAGTGGAAGTGATAGAGCCGGAAGAAAAAGTctcggtagttttggaaatgGCAGAG TATTGGTATGATCCTCGGATAGCTTGGGATTCTAGTTTATACGGTGATATAAAAATGCTTCACATGCGACAAGATAAAGTTTGGAGTCCCACATTAAGTTTGTTTCGGAT AAATGATATTGCGGATTTTCGTGACCCGGATTTCCGTATGGTATGCGTGGAGAATACTGGTCATACCTACACTACACTTTCAGTCAAAATATCACTGAATTGCCCACTAGATGTTTCAATGTTTCCCTATGATTCTCAAACGTGCCGTATTCAATTTAATATGCCATTGTTCTTTATGCAACAAGTAGAAATGTTCAGCCAAATTTATGAGGGGATATTAAATTCAACAGTATGGGAAAAAATG GGAAACTCTGAATGGGAATTGGCAAACTTGACGCATTCCGTAGAGCTATTGAGTTACGGCGATGGACTTGGAGATATGCAGCTGGCAACATTTGAAATCCGAATCAGAAGGAACCCTATGTATTATATTTATATGATTATATTTCCATCTTTCATTATCAATGCACTGTCAATTATTggagttttcttgaaaaaaaccgacaaaatGTCAAAg ctCAATGTTGGTCTCACAAACATCATGACCATGACTTTTATCCTTGGAGTAATGGCtgataaaattccaaaaaccggTTCAATTCCTTTACTTGGAATTTATATTATTGTTAACTTGTTTATTATGATTGTTGCTGTTGGACTGACAATAGTACTTGCTGAAATCCAGAAGTGCGCAATTCCAAAGTTacggaaaaataaaagtaaaatgaA ccaaaaattggaatacgTGCTGGGTGAGCCACTGGAAACAATTTGCATGGTAATCTTAGAGATTTTCAACACTGCAATTTTTATGGTAATGATCGGTTTTTGGATAAATGATATATAA